Proteins encoded by one window of Nisaea sp.:
- a CDS encoding ABC transporter permease, with protein sequence MAQITSVSPSSPTFYVPVCAAVGGFAGLLVGTAQGNPLIGLIVGAVLLGATAYAAAHFVSQERIARWAILLIVALGGGFLGGLPGLIVGAGFGWFFGWFIYWLSESRYRMKLPPYLTAGQVLWHYGLRVICGLIFFFLITPIVVVMPLSFNAQDFFTFTPEMLRFDPAGYSLKHYEDFLTSSNWQHALRNSISIAPAATLLSVSFGTLAAIGLSSEHVPFRRTIMAILISPMIVPLIISAAGMFFFYSRIGLQGTYIGVVLAHAALGIPFVIITVTATLVGFDRSLTRAAANMGAGPIRTFFKVQMPLILPGVISGGLFAFITSFDEVVVVLFVGSAGQKTLPWQMFIGLREQISPTILAVATILVAISVLLLTTMELLRRRSERLRGMSPG encoded by the coding sequence ATGGCGCAGATCACTTCGGTCTCCCCTTCCTCACCCACCTTCTATGTTCCGGTATGCGCTGCTGTCGGCGGCTTCGCGGGGCTGCTTGTCGGCACCGCCCAGGGAAACCCGCTGATCGGACTTATCGTTGGCGCGGTGCTCTTGGGGGCCACCGCCTATGCAGCGGCTCATTTCGTTTCCCAGGAACGCATCGCCCGCTGGGCGATCCTGTTAATCGTGGCACTCGGTGGCGGCTTTCTTGGCGGGCTGCCGGGTCTCATTGTCGGCGCCGGCTTCGGTTGGTTCTTCGGCTGGTTTATATACTGGCTATCCGAGTCCCGGTACCGCATGAAACTGCCACCCTACCTTACGGCGGGTCAGGTGCTCTGGCACTATGGCCTCCGGGTAATCTGTGGCTTGATCTTCTTTTTCCTGATTACGCCGATCGTGGTGGTGATGCCGCTTAGCTTCAATGCTCAGGACTTTTTCACCTTCACGCCGGAAATGCTGCGGTTTGATCCTGCCGGCTATTCGCTCAAGCACTACGAGGATTTTCTGACCAGTTCCAACTGGCAGCACGCATTGCGGAATTCCATCAGCATCGCGCCGGCGGCAACCCTGCTATCGGTCAGTTTTGGCACCCTTGCGGCCATCGGTCTAAGTTCCGAGCATGTGCCGTTCCGGCGCACGATTATGGCTATCTTGATCTCGCCGATGATCGTCCCCCTGATCATTTCCGCCGCCGGTATGTTCTTCTTCTACAGCCGCATCGGCCTGCAGGGGACCTATATCGGCGTAGTGCTGGCGCATGCCGCCCTCGGCATTCCGTTCGTGATTATCACGGTGACGGCGACGCTTGTCGGGTTCGACCGCTCACTGACGCGCGCGGCGGCGAATATGGGAGCCGGCCCGATCCGGACCTTCTTCAAGGTTCAGATGCCCCTCATCCTGCCTGGGGTGATATCTGGCGGTCTGTTTGCCTTCATCACCTCGTTCGACGAGGTGGTTGTGGTGTTGTTCGTCGGGTCGGCCGGGCAGAAGACACTGCCCTGGCAAATGTTCATCGGCCTCCGCGAACAGATCAGCCCTACGATCCTCGCAGTAGCCACCATCCTGGTCGCCATCTCTGTCTTGCTGCTGACGACGATGGAATTGCTGCGGCGGCGCTCCGAGCGACTGCGGGGCATGAGTCCGGGTTAA
- a CDS encoding SDR family oxidoreductase, which translates to MSTIQKTMLLTGASRGIGHATVRFFSERNWEIITCSRDAPPEECRRDPNWSHHITADLTDSDSLDNFIDEANELLGEKPLHALVNNAGWSPKTPFKERLGCLNGDIDEWRRVFELNFFAPLRLARGFAAPLHRGKGAIVNITSIAGHFIHPFAGSAYSTSKAALSSLTREMANEFAELGVRVNAVAPGEIETAMLSPEYEMLIPRIPLNRMGTPKDVASTIHYLCSEDSSYVTGTEIFVTGGQHMF; encoded by the coding sequence ATGAGTACGATCCAGAAAACAATGCTGCTGACCGGCGCCAGCCGGGGCATCGGCCACGCCACCGTCCGTTTCTTCAGCGAACGGAATTGGGAAATCATCACCTGCTCGCGCGATGCGCCGCCGGAAGAGTGCCGGCGCGATCCGAACTGGAGCCACCATATCACCGCCGACCTGACGGACTCGGACAGCCTCGACAATTTCATCGATGAGGCAAACGAGTTGCTCGGGGAAAAACCGCTGCATGCTCTGGTGAACAACGCCGGCTGGTCGCCGAAGACGCCTTTCAAGGAGCGGCTCGGCTGCCTCAACGGCGATATCGACGAATGGCGGCGGGTGTTCGAGCTGAATTTCTTTGCTCCGCTCCGGCTCGCGCGCGGCTTCGCGGCCCCACTTCACCGGGGCAAGGGCGCGATCGTCAATATCACCTCGATCGCGGGGCATTTCATTCATCCCTTCGCCGGCTCCGCCTACAGCACGTCGAAAGCGGCGCTGTCATCGCTGACCCGGGAAATGGCGAATGAGTTCGCCGAGCTCGGTGTGCGTGTCAACGCCGTGGCGCCGGGCGAGATCGAGACGGCGATGCTGTCCCCGGAATACGAGATGCTGATCCCGCGCATTCCCCTGAACCGGATGGGGACCCCGAAAGACGTGGCGTCGACGATCCACTACCTTTGCTCGGAAGATTCCAGCTATGTGACCGGCACGGAAATCTTCGTGACTGGCGGACAGCACATGTTCTGA
- a CDS encoding universal stress protein, with the protein MSLKTVLAPVLGNEADAAVLKAACALATLHGAHIFVAHIHRDPREVLVPQIGMGMSASMIETIIEQAENAANEARAASLAEFDRWREANNFPVVEKPTATDGVSVSFETLVGEPGRVVARRARIVDAICVVAPSDNDGSDAAVIAEAAMLESGKATLVVPHDVEMPAIKGIAIGWNASKEAAAAVAHAMPLLVTAETVAVMAGIDEDLTEEDLAAFVDSLRWHGVKATAKSFDASSGSISGRLQAEAREAGAQLLVLGAYSHSRLRESIFGGVTDDILTAARIPVLMAH; encoded by the coding sequence ATGTCTCTGAAAACTGTTCTTGCTCCCGTGCTTGGTAATGAAGCTGATGCGGCGGTTCTTAAGGCTGCGTGCGCTCTTGCGACGCTGCATGGGGCACATATTTTTGTTGCTCATATTCACCGTGATCCCCGCGAAGTGCTGGTGCCGCAGATCGGCATGGGCATGAGTGCGTCGATGATCGAAACGATCATTGAGCAGGCGGAGAATGCAGCGAACGAGGCACGCGCCGCATCGCTTGCCGAATTTGACCGCTGGCGCGAGGCGAACAATTTTCCGGTGGTCGAGAAACCGACAGCGACGGACGGGGTTAGTGTTTCTTTCGAGACTCTGGTGGGTGAGCCGGGCAGGGTGGTCGCGCGTCGTGCCCGGATCGTAGACGCGATCTGCGTGGTCGCCCCGTCAGACAACGATGGTAGCGACGCCGCGGTGATCGCCGAGGCAGCCATGCTGGAGAGCGGCAAGGCAACGCTGGTGGTGCCGCACGATGTTGAGATGCCGGCGATCAAAGGGATTGCGATCGGCTGGAATGCGTCCAAGGAAGCGGCAGCAGCCGTCGCACACGCCATGCCGTTGTTGGTGACAGCAGAGACAGTTGCCGTGATGGCTGGAATCGATGAGGATCTGACAGAGGAAGATCTTGCAGCTTTCGTCGACTCCCTGCGCTGGCACGGCGTGAAGGCGACAGCGAAAAGCTTCGATGCATCCTCCGGCAGCATTTCCGGCCGACTTCAGGCCGAAGCACGCGAGGCGGGTGCGCAGTTGCTGGTGCTTGGTGCCTACAGCCACAGCCGGCTCCGCGAGTCGATCTTCGGCGGTGTTACCGACGATATTTTGACCGCAGCACGAATTCCGGTTCTGATGGCGCACTAG
- the pdxH gene encoding pyridoxamine 5'-phosphate oxidase: protein MFEPDTDNPFELFDGWLQAASETEPNDANAMTVATADADGRPSARILLLKGFDEQGFVFYSNMESQKGREIEVNPFVALCFHWKSVRRQVRVTGPVARVTDEEADAYFNSRPRGSRVGAWASQQSRPLADRPALMAAVENADSKYPGESVPRPPYWSGWRLTPLVIEFWQDGEFRLHDRFRFSRASESEAWTVNRLYP from the coding sequence ATGTTTGAACCCGATACAGACAATCCTTTTGAGCTTTTCGATGGCTGGCTTCAGGCGGCGTCCGAAACGGAACCGAACGACGCCAATGCCATGACCGTCGCGACGGCCGATGCCGATGGCCGCCCGTCTGCGCGGATTTTGCTGCTGAAGGGGTTCGACGAGCAGGGCTTCGTTTTCTACTCCAACATGGAAAGCCAGAAGGGCCGGGAGATCGAGGTCAATCCGTTCGTGGCGCTTTGCTTCCACTGGAAGTCGGTGCGACGGCAGGTCCGCGTAACCGGGCCGGTGGCGCGGGTTACAGACGAAGAAGCGGATGCTTATTTCAATTCCCGGCCGCGTGGCAGCCGGGTCGGTGCCTGGGCCTCGCAGCAATCGCGTCCACTGGCAGACCGCCCGGCCCTGATGGCGGCGGTTGAGAATGCCGACAGCAAGTATCCCGGGGAATCGGTCCCCCGTCCGCCATACTGGTCCGGTTGGCGGCTGACGCCGCTCGTGATCGAATTCTGGCAGGATGGCGAGTTCCGTCTGCATGACCGGTTCCGCTTCAGCCGGGCGAGCGAAAGTGAAGCCTGGACCGTGAACCGGCTTTATCCGTGA
- a CDS encoding RT0821/Lpp0805 family surface protein: MRTQAVIVVVASLALGACQTDQLGAKQTAGGLFGAVGGAVAGSQIGGGKGTVAAVAIGTLLGAFIGSEIGKSLDNADKAAMARTTQNTLETQPVGTTSTWHNPDSGHSGTVTPTSTYQAPSGEYCREYSQTVNIGGQTEEAYGKACRQPDGSWKIQN, translated from the coding sequence ATGAGAACTCAAGCCGTGATTGTCGTCGTCGCCTCTCTGGCCCTCGGCGCGTGTCAGACAGATCAACTCGGGGCGAAGCAGACAGCTGGCGGCCTGTTCGGTGCGGTCGGCGGTGCGGTGGCAGGCTCCCAGATCGGGGGCGGCAAAGGTACGGTTGCGGCCGTTGCCATCGGCACCCTGCTTGGCGCCTTCATCGGCAGCGAAATCGGCAAGTCGCTCGACAATGCCGACAAGGCGGCGATGGCCAGAACAACGCAGAACACGCTGGAAACCCAGCCGGTCGGCACGACATCGACCTGGCACAATCCGGACAGCGGTCACTCTGGCACCGTGACCCCGACCAGCACCTATCAGGCCCCTTCCGGAGAATATTGCCGTGAATATTCCCAAACGGTGAATATCGGAGGACAGACCGAGGAAGCCTACGGGAAAGCCTGCCGTCAGCCCGACGGCAGCTGGAAAATCCAGAACTAG
- a CDS encoding J domain-containing protein, with protein sequence MSDPYKILGVKPDSSQDEIKKAYRTLAKKLHPDLNPGDTKIEQQFKEVTAAYDLLSDATKRAKYDRGGMNAGAGGAGGASAKATSGFWKAWTSARKKQSGGFSDMFDGDDADMFDDILRRHGQAGGGSSQGGSAYTVGPDVNYKLKVSFAEAAAGSTKRVTLSDGKSLDLKIPPATESGKTLRLKGQGRKGSNSGPAGDAFVEITVEPHDYFHRDGRNVKVEMPVTLYEAVLGGTITVPTVHGNVSLKIPPKSNTGATLRLKGKGVPAHGGKPAGDQLVTLKVVLPDTEDPDLIKLMQKWAEEKGYNPRHKMRFS encoded by the coding sequence ATGAGCGATCCTTACAAGATATTGGGTGTAAAACCCGACTCCTCGCAGGACGAGATCAAGAAAGCGTACCGCACGCTCGCGAAGAAGCTTCATCCCGATCTCAATCCCGGCGACACGAAAATCGAGCAGCAGTTCAAGGAAGTCACGGCGGCTTACGACCTGCTTTCGGATGCGACAAAGCGCGCCAAGTACGATCGCGGCGGCATGAACGCGGGCGCGGGTGGTGCCGGCGGCGCATCGGCGAAGGCGACAAGCGGTTTCTGGAAGGCCTGGACGTCGGCCCGCAAGAAGCAGTCCGGCGGCTTTTCCGACATGTTCGATGGTGACGACGCAGACATGTTCGACGACATCCTGCGCCGACATGGGCAGGCCGGCGGCGGTTCAAGCCAGGGCGGCAGCGCCTACACGGTCGGGCCGGACGTCAATTACAAGCTCAAGGTAAGTTTTGCCGAAGCAGCCGCAGGTTCCACGAAGCGCGTCACGCTGTCCGACGGCAAGTCCCTCGACCTGAAGATTCCGCCCGCGACGGAAAGCGGCAAGACGCTCCGGCTGAAGGGCCAGGGCCGCAAGGGCAGCAATAGCGGCCCCGCCGGCGACGCCTTCGTCGAGATCACTGTGGAGCCGCACGACTATTTCCATCGCGACGGTCGGAATGTCAAAGTGGAAATGCCGGTCACGCTCTACGAAGCGGTCCTTGGCGGCACCATCACCGTGCCGACCGTTCATGGCAATGTCTCGCTGAAGATCCCGCCGAAATCCAATACCGGCGCGACCCTGCGCCTGAAAGGCAAAGGCGTCCCTGCGCATGGCGGCAAACCGGCCGGCGACCAGCTCGTCACCCTGAAAGTGGTTCTGCCCGACACCGAAGACCCTGACCTGATCAAACTGATGCAGAAATGGGCCGAGGAAAAAGGCTACAACCCGCGCCACAAGATGCGCTTCAGCTAA
- a CDS encoding YihY family inner membrane protein — MSKKANRLDRWKTLAAAAVVADLAEYIGFAMMRFYRGRGMQSAAALTYTTLLALVPLLAIGFAIFTAFPAFETARTAIEATIFENLVPEIAGPVRTYLNSFMQNASKLGAAGIIGLSVSAILLLATIESTFNAIWHVERQRHLLIRFLIFWAVLSLGPILMGLTLSTTSDAFGFLRQTWTDAGLDAESLNVGGEFRNHVIAIILQSVGFTLLFMVVPNRSVAWRDALIGGCLSGTAFEILKLGFGWYLAAFPTFQTIYGAMAVIPIFLVWVYFSWTVILLGAVFAASFPDWWHSRALDAAPELGPARLFSVALSALAAIREKAGPVEQSALDDVASADAVGQVLERLLAAEFVARIEDGRFVLARDPTRFSLYDLYRGLGCAVDAAEPGKSKEPASIAAVVDALSKSERNALSRPAADVLDELTGERGGVRELPEIPAVAE; from the coding sequence ATGAGCAAAAAAGCCAATCGACTAGACCGTTGGAAAACCCTCGCCGCCGCAGCCGTTGTCGCTGATCTGGCGGAATATATCGGTTTCGCGATGATGCGGTTCTATCGCGGCCGGGGCATGCAGTCGGCCGCCGCGCTGACCTACACGACGCTGCTGGCGTTGGTGCCGCTGCTGGCCATAGGTTTCGCGATTTTCACCGCTTTTCCGGCTTTCGAGACGGCCCGGACGGCCATCGAGGCGACGATCTTTGAGAATCTGGTGCCGGAGATCGCAGGTCCCGTCCGGACTTATCTGAACAGCTTCATGCAAAACGCGTCGAAACTTGGCGCGGCGGGCATCATCGGCCTTTCCGTTTCCGCGATTCTGTTGCTGGCGACCATCGAATCGACCTTCAATGCAATCTGGCATGTGGAGAGACAGCGGCATCTGCTGATCCGTTTCCTGATCTTCTGGGCGGTGTTGTCTCTCGGTCCGATCCTGATGGGACTGACCCTTTCCACCACCAGCGATGCATTCGGCTTCTTGCGACAGACCTGGACGGATGCCGGTCTGGATGCGGAATCGCTCAATGTCGGCGGTGAGTTCCGAAATCACGTCATTGCGATCATTCTGCAGAGTGTCGGCTTCACGCTGCTCTTCATGGTCGTGCCGAACCGTTCGGTCGCCTGGCGGGATGCGCTGATAGGCGGTTGTCTCTCCGGCACCGCGTTTGAAATCCTGAAGCTTGGTTTCGGCTGGTATTTGGCGGCGTTTCCGACCTTTCAGACTATCTACGGCGCGATGGCCGTGATCCCGATCTTTCTGGTCTGGGTCTATTTCTCCTGGACCGTGATCCTGCTGGGCGCTGTCTTCGCCGCATCCTTCCCTGACTGGTGGCATTCCCGCGCTCTCGACGCGGCACCGGAGCTCGGCCCGGCCCGTCTGTTCTCCGTTGCCCTGTCGGCTCTTGCGGCCATTCGGGAAAAGGCGGGGCCGGTGGAGCAGTCGGCGCTGGATGACGTGGCCTCCGCCGATGCGGTGGGTCAGGTGCTGGAGCGCTTGCTTGCAGCCGAGTTCGTCGCGCGGATCGAGGATGGCCGCTTTGTCCTGGCGCGCGACCCAACCCGCTTCAGCCTTTACGATCTCTATCGGGGGCTCGGTTGCGCGGTGGATGCGGCGGAGCCGGGCAAGAGCAAGGAGCCGGCCTCCATTGCTGCCGTAGTCGACGCCCTTTCGAAATCAGAGCGCAACGCTTTGTCCCGTCCGGCGGCGGATGTGCTCGACGAACTCACCGGTGAGAGAGGCGGTGTCAGGGAGTTGCCGGAGATACCGGCAGTCGCGGAATAA
- the fabI gene encoding enoyl-ACP reductase FabI, protein MSEPSPIMSGKKGLVMGVANDRSIAWGIAKAAAAQGAELAFTFQGEALQKRVEPLAAQLGSNLVLPCDVTDDASVTKTFETIREKWGKLDFLVHAIAYSDKDELKGKYVNTTRDNFLKTLDISCYSFTRIAREAADLMTDGGSLLTLSYFGAEKVMPHYNVMGVAKAALEASIRYLAADLGGDNIRVNGLSAGPMKTLAASGIGDFRYILKWNQYNSPLRRNVSLDDVGGAGMYLLSDLSSGVTGEVHHVDCGYNIVGMKAVDAPDISTV, encoded by the coding sequence ATGAGTGAACCAAGCCCGATCATGAGTGGCAAAAAGGGGCTTGTCATGGGGGTCGCGAACGACCGTTCCATCGCCTGGGGCATCGCGAAAGCGGCAGCTGCCCAGGGCGCGGAACTCGCGTTCACCTTCCAGGGCGAGGCATTGCAAAAGCGGGTCGAACCGCTGGCCGCGCAACTTGGCTCCAATCTGGTGCTTCCCTGCGATGTTACCGATGACGCAAGCGTCACCAAGACATTCGAGACGATCCGCGAGAAGTGGGGCAAGCTCGACTTTCTGGTGCATGCCATAGCCTATTCAGACAAGGACGAGCTGAAAGGCAAATACGTCAACACGACGCGGGATAACTTCCTGAAGACGCTCGATATTTCCTGCTATTCCTTCACCCGAATCGCAAGAGAAGCGGCCGATCTGATGACGGATGGCGGCTCGCTGCTGACGCTGAGCTATTTCGGCGCCGAAAAAGTGATGCCGCATTACAACGTGATGGGCGTCGCCAAGGCCGCGCTGGAAGCCAGCATCCGCTACCTGGCCGCCGATCTCGGAGGTGACAATATCCGGGTGAACGGCCTCTCCGCCGGCCCGATGAAGACGCTTGCCGCCTCCGGCATCGGCGACTTCCGCTATATCCTGAAATGGAACCAATACAACTCGCCTCTGCGCCGGAATGTGAGTCTGGACGATGTCGGCGGCGCCGGCATGTATCTGCTGAGCGATCTTTCCAGCGGCGTCACCGGCGAAGTGCATCACGTCGATTGCGGCTACAACATCGTCGGCATGAAGGCGGTGGACGCGCCCGACATTTCCACGGTCTGA
- the aroC gene encoding chorismate synthase — MASNSFGEVFRFSTWGESHGPAIGCVVDGVPPRLPVSETDIQFYLDRRKPGQNRFTTQRQEPDQVKILSGVFEGQTTGTPIGLMIENTDQRSKDYGDIMSRFRPGHADFTYEAKYGIRDYRGGGRSSARETAMRVAAGAIARKIISARLGNAFHLRGALVQVGPHKVNRDNWDWEEVERNPFWSPDAKAAEVWTDYLDGVRKAGSSAGAVIEIVAEGVPAGLGEPVYGKLDSDLAAAMMTINAVKGVEIGDGFAAAEIPGHEAADEMRMDGDNPVFLSNHAGGVLGGISSGQPVVVRFAVKPTSSILTPRQSVDKDGNEVDVVTKGRHDPCVGIRAVPVGEAMMACVLADHLMRHAAQCGS, encoded by the coding sequence ATGGCCAGCAATTCCTTCGGTGAGGTCTTCCGCTTCTCCACTTGGGGCGAAAGCCACGGGCCCGCTATCGGCTGCGTTGTCGATGGTGTACCGCCGCGCCTGCCCGTCTCCGAGACGGACATCCAGTTCTATCTGGACCGGCGCAAGCCCGGACAGAACCGCTTCACGACCCAGCGCCAGGAGCCGGATCAGGTGAAAATCCTGTCCGGCGTCTTCGAGGGCCAGACCACCGGCACCCCGATCGGGCTGATGATCGAGAATACGGACCAGCGCTCGAAGGATTACGGGGACATCATGAGCCGGTTCCGGCCGGGTCATGCCGACTTCACCTACGAGGCCAAATACGGCATCCGCGACTATCGCGGCGGCGGACGGTCTTCCGCGCGGGAAACCGCAATGCGGGTGGCCGCCGGCGCGATTGCGCGCAAGATCATCAGTGCCCGTCTCGGCAACGCCTTCCATCTGCGCGGCGCTCTGGTTCAGGTCGGCCCACACAAGGTGAACCGGGACAACTGGGACTGGGAAGAAGTCGAGCGTAACCCATTCTGGAGCCCGGATGCGAAAGCCGCCGAGGTTTGGACGGACTATCTCGACGGTGTGCGCAAGGCTGGATCTTCCGCCGGCGCGGTCATCGAGATCGTCGCCGAGGGTGTCCCTGCCGGACTGGGCGAGCCGGTCTACGGCAAGCTCGACAGCGACCTGGCAGCGGCAATGATGACCATCAACGCGGTCAAGGGCGTCGAAATCGGGGACGGGTTCGCCGCCGCTGAAATCCCCGGCCATGAAGCCGCGGACGAAATGCGGATGGACGGCGATAATCCGGTCTTCCTGTCGAACCATGCCGGCGGCGTGCTCGGCGGGATTTCCTCCGGCCAGCCGGTCGTGGTGCGGTTCGCCGTGAAGCCGACCAGCTCCATCCTGACCCCGCGCCAATCCGTCGACAAGGATGGCAACGAGGTCGATGTGGTGACCAAGGGCCGGCACGATCCTTGTGTCGGTATCCGTGCCGTTCCTGTCGGAGAGGCCATGATGGCCTGCGTTCTGGCGGATCATCTGATGCGCCACGCGGCCCAGTGCGGAAGCTGA